From one Pedobacter faecalis genomic stretch:
- a CDS encoding FtsK/SpoIIIE family DNA translocase, whose amino-acid sequence MAVRGNQFKSNSFKNEAVDKQSVRSGGTRRTTEKRDILPTLDLQDGRLVKIIGLVFIIFSLYFLIAFTSYLFTWQDDHSYVIDANGGWGNLFKTYEELQNVNINPDVQNWLGKLGALLAHQFIYEWFGLASFLFIMIFFVIGYRLLFKVKIFAIEKMLAYSLFFLIFISLTLGFLHAFMSNTPHFVEGEFGYWANKLLVAQIGTAGVGGLIIFLALTVLIIAYNIDFKLPERKLEPKADEIVPDVPEHVELENEIRSEPVEFTLNDRLGSQRKKEQNVVIAPTRFEPEREPELEPDAVLPAAVAPAVPLPVEVNLPVAETLVKAEPELTVEKTEEEKKSEELIEQFGHYDPTLDLASYRYPHLDLLENYGSNKISVNADELEANKNKIVETLNHYNIEIDKIKATIGPTVTLYEIIPAPGVRISKIKNLEDDIALSLAALGIRIIAPMPGKGTIGIEVPNLHPEMVSMRSILATEKFQQTAMDLPIALGKTISNEVYIADLSKMPHLLVAGATGQGKSVGINSILVSLLYKKHPSQLKLVLVDPKKVELTLFNKIERHFLAKLPGEADAIITDTKKVINTLNSLCIEMDQRYDLLKDAQVRNLKEYNDKFIKRKLNPNNSHRFLPYIVLIVDEFADLMMTAGKEVETPIARLAQLARAVGIHLVLATQRPSVNIITGTIKANFPARLAFRVLSKIDSRTILDSGGADQLIGRGDMLLSTGNDLIRLQCAFVDTPEVDRISDFIGVQRGYPEAYQLPEYIDEAAESAKLDFDPNDRDGMFEDAARLIVMHQQGSTSLIQRKLKLGYNRAGRIIDQLEAAGIVGPFEGSKAREVLIPDEYALEQFLNDLDNNK is encoded by the coding sequence ATGGCGGTAAGAGGAAACCAGTTTAAGTCTAATTCATTTAAAAATGAGGCTGTTGACAAGCAAAGCGTACGGTCGGGCGGCACCCGAAGGACAACGGAAAAAAGGGATATTTTGCCTACGCTCGACCTCCAGGACGGAAGACTGGTAAAAATAATCGGGCTGGTATTTATTATATTTTCCCTTTACTTTCTCATCGCATTTACTTCCTACCTGTTTACCTGGCAAGACGATCATAGTTATGTGATTGATGCAAACGGCGGCTGGGGCAACCTTTTCAAAACCTATGAAGAACTGCAGAACGTAAATATCAATCCGGATGTGCAAAACTGGCTAGGCAAACTTGGCGCCCTGCTGGCCCATCAGTTCATTTACGAATGGTTTGGCCTGGCTTCGTTCCTGTTCATCATGATTTTCTTTGTGATCGGATACCGCCTTTTGTTTAAGGTAAAGATCTTTGCTATCGAAAAGATGCTCGCCTACAGCCTTTTCTTTTTGATTTTCATTTCACTGACCCTCGGCTTTTTACATGCCTTCATGAGCAATACGCCACATTTTGTGGAAGGGGAGTTTGGTTACTGGGCCAACAAGCTGCTTGTTGCGCAGATTGGCACAGCGGGCGTGGGCGGACTGATCATCTTTCTGGCACTCACAGTTTTAATTATCGCTTATAACATCGATTTTAAATTGCCGGAGCGGAAATTGGAGCCCAAAGCGGATGAGATAGTCCCTGACGTTCCCGAACACGTTGAACTGGAAAACGAAATCAGATCAGAGCCTGTAGAATTTACACTGAACGACCGCCTGGGCAGTCAGCGTAAAAAGGAACAGAACGTCGTGATCGCTCCCACAAGGTTTGAGCCGGAACGGGAACCGGAACTTGAACCTGATGCAGTGCTACCGGCAGCAGTGGCGCCTGCAGTGCCTTTACCAGTTGAAGTTAACCTGCCTGTTGCCGAGACCCTGGTTAAAGCAGAGCCGGAACTCACGGTAGAAAAAACCGAGGAGGAGAAGAAATCTGAAGAACTTATCGAACAGTTCGGACATTACGATCCGACCTTAGACCTGGCCAGCTACAGGTATCCCCATCTGGATCTTCTCGAAAACTACGGCTCCAACAAAATCTCGGTAAACGCAGACGAGCTTGAAGCCAATAAAAACAAGATCGTAGAAACACTCAATCACTATAATATAGAGATCGATAAGATCAAGGCAACGATAGGGCCTACCGTTACGCTGTATGAGATTATCCCTGCACCAGGTGTCAGAATTTCAAAGATCAAGAACCTGGAAGACGATATTGCACTAAGTCTGGCCGCCCTTGGTATCCGTATCATTGCACCAATGCCCGGAAAGGGAACCATAGGTATCGAAGTGCCCAACCTTCATCCGGAGATGGTTTCGATGCGCAGCATACTGGCCACGGAGAAATTCCAGCAGACCGCTATGGACCTGCCTATTGCCTTGGGTAAAACGATATCAAACGAGGTCTACATTGCCGACCTGTCTAAGATGCCTCACCTGCTTGTAGCCGGAGCCACAGGTCAGGGTAAGTCCGTAGGTATCAACTCTATTTTGGTATCCCTGCTTTACAAAAAACATCCATCGCAGCTTAAGCTGGTGCTCGTGGACCCCAAAAAAGTGGAACTTACCTTGTTCAACAAGATAGAGCGGCACTTCCTGGCCAAACTTCCCGGCGAAGCTGATGCCATTATTACCGATACCAAGAAGGTGATCAACACGCTGAACTCTCTGTGCATTGAGATGGACCAGCGTTACGATCTTCTTAAAGATGCACAGGTGAGGAACCTGAAAGAATACAACGATAAATTTATCAAGCGTAAGCTGAACCCGAACAATTCGCACCGCTTCCTGCCATATATCGTGCTTATTGTAGACGAATTTGCCGATCTGATGATGACCGCCGGAAAAGAGGTTGAGACCCCGATAGCCAGGCTCGCGCAGCTTGCCAGGGCGGTAGGTATTCACCTTGTTCTGGCTACGCAAAGACCTTCAGTAAACATTATTACAGGAACGATTAAAGCCAACTTCCCGGCGAGGCTTGCCTTTAGGGTGTTGTCAAAAATAGATTCCAGGACGATATTAGATAGCGGAGGGGCTGACCAGCTTATCGGACGGGGAGATATGCTGCTTTCTACGGGCAACGATCTTATCCGCCTACAGTGCGCATTCGTGGACACCCCTGAGGTAGATCGTATTTCAGATTTTATCGGCGTACAGCGTGGCTATCCTGAAGCATATCAATTGCCGGAGTACATAGACGAAGCGGCAGAATCCGCCAAACTCGACTT
- a CDS encoding PspC domain-containing protein, producing the protein MFQRILTFFEKQSFGVCTKLAGYLGMSISKIRLFFIYSSFLAVGFPIIFYIMAAIVLDVRRYVKRIRLKVWDI; encoded by the coding sequence ATGTTCCAGAGAATCCTTACGTTTTTCGAAAAGCAAAGTTTCGGCGTTTGCACAAAGCTTGCCGGCTATTTAGGTATGTCTATAAGTAAGATCAGGCTGTTTTTTATCTACTCCTCTTTCCTTGCCGTTGGCTTTCCAATTATTTTTTATATCATGGCCGCTATCGTACTTGATGTTAGAAGATATGTGAAAAGGATCAGGCTAAAAGTATGGGATATTTAA